One region of Bactrocera neohumeralis isolate Rockhampton chromosome 5, APGP_CSIRO_Bneo_wtdbg2-racon-allhic-juicebox.fasta_v2, whole genome shotgun sequence genomic DNA includes:
- the LOC126760165 gene encoding nose resistant to fluoxetine protein 6-like isoform X1 — protein MTVASWRCMILTYFIIAIIITTEVSVSGSEKLQSVNYALRVFRKSNNVSLECSTDLKIVGDALKNNETWAQKMLDAWGKFPSGILYGHRMEMGNFDECLDISSPLLGKYCQSNVPFESTAFGFNAEIQLGICFPNKCSTDDFDKLLKEFLADSYKLSFNTTTNLVITSTCSTREHVELEPLDWVAITLFITLALLMALSTIFDYLYSYKGKQPSKLLVSFSIPKNLQQLLKIQHGHIPCLHGIRCLSLFWIIFLHCYLYRILSPNINSVDIKSWEQTPFSMIEQSGSIAVDSFFFLSGLLLIMGSFREMEKNHGKLNVPMMYIHRYLRLTPILAVAVLFYMSLFNYMDNGPIWKSLTVANKICDNTWWATLLYVQNYVATGKMCLGHSWYLAVDTQLFFLSPIFLILIWKWRKLGIWITIIVGLLLVACLFTVIVINKYTIYDIARNYGTASEAMPKIYYSTHTRCSAWLIGLLFGCYLHYNNGRIGKISKWWVGIGWVISLCTLFTLVFAWYPNTLPTRNDPSVLESAFYFAGGRVAWPLALCWVVYGCINGYGGPINSFLSWTLWQPISKLSYSMYIWHLIVITINASRIKTNTYFSDYDVTLSFWSNFGVTLLVSVCVYLAVEAPVADIESYLLPRNKPKTAKQSTLPTATTISQQNLCE, from the exons ATGACAGTGGCGTCTTGGCGGTGTATGATACTAACGTACTTCATAATTGCGATTATTATTACCACAGAGGTGTCTGTTAGCGGAAGTGAAAAGTTGCAAAGCGTCAATTATGCACTTCGTGTATTTAGAAAATCTAATAATGTGAGTTTAGAGTGTTCAACAGATCTAAAAATTGTGGGAGACGCGCTGAAAAACAATGAAACTTGGGCACAGAAAA TGCTTGATGCCTGGGGAAAATTTCCTTCTGGTATACTATATGGTCATCGTATGGAGATGGGAAATTTCGATGAATGCCTTGACATAAGCTCACCGTTGCTTGGTAAATATTGTCAGTCCAATGTTCCCTTCGAATCAACGGCATTTGGTTTTAATGCTGAAATACAATTAGGCATATGTTTCCCAAACAAATGTAGTACAGATGACTTTGATAAGCTTTTGAAAGAGTTTTTAGCAGATTCatataaattaagttttaatacAACAACCAACTTGGTGATCACATCCACCTGTTCAACGCGCGAACATGTTGAACTTGAGCCTCTCGATTGGGTTGCAAT tacACTTTTCATTACCTTGGCACTTCTGATGGCGCTGAGTACTATCTTTGACTACCTTTATAGTTACAAAGGAA AACAACCCAGCAAGCTATTAGTTTCTTTTTCCATCCCTAAAAATCTgcaacaattattaaaaattcagcatGGACACATACCCTGTCTTCATGGCATACGATGTCTTTCACTGTTTTGGATTATATTCTTGCATTGTTACCTGTATCGCATATTGTCGCCAAATATTAATTCAGTCGATATAAAAAGT TGGGAACAAACGCCGTTTTCGATGATTGAACAGAGCGGCTCAATTGCTGTGGACTCATTTTTCTTTCTTAGTGGACTACTACTAATTATGGGCTCCTTCAGAGAAATGGAAAA AAATCATGGAAAACTCAACGTACCAATGATGTATATTCACCGTTATCTGCGCCTTACTCCGATTCTTGCTGTAgccgttttattttatatgtctttatttaattatatggaCAATGGACCCATTTGGAAGAGCCTTActgttgcaaataaaatatgtgacaATACTTGGTGGGCCACGTTATTGTATGTGCAAAATTATGTAGCGACTGGCAAAATG TGCCTTGGTCATAGCTGGTATTTGGCTGTGGAtactcaattattttttttatcgcctatatttttaattctcatCTGGAAATGGAGGAAATTGGGTATATGGATAACAATAATTGTTGGTTTATTGCTCGTTGCTTGTTTATTTACGGTTATTgtgataaataaatacacaatttACGACATTGCACG CAACTATGGCACCGCAAGCGAGGCAATGCCAAAAATATACTACTCAACACACACCAGATGCTCAGCTTGGTTGATCGGTCTATTATTTGGCTGCTATTTACATTACAATAATGGACGCATTGGTAAAATATCAAAA tggTGGGTCGGCATTGGTTGGGTTATATCGCTCTGCACGCTCTTCACATTGGTATTTGCTTGgtatccaaatacactgcccaCCCGAAACGATCCCAGTGTACTGGAAAgtgctttttattttgctgGTGGGCGCGTAGCGTGGCCTTTAGCGTTATGCTGGGTAGTATATGGATGTATAAATGGCTATGGTGGTCCGATAAATAGTTTTCTTTCCTGGACTTTGTGGCAACCTATTTCGAAGCTTTCGTATAGTATGTACATTTGGCATTTGATTGTGATTACTATCAATGCGTCACGCATTAAAACCAATACCTACTTTTCTGATTATGATGTG aCTTTGAGCTTTTGGAGTAATTTTGGTGTAACACTACTAGTATCTGTTTGCGTTTATTTGGCTGTTGAGGCCCCGGTGGCCGATATAGAAAGTTATTTACTACCACGGAATAAGCCAAAGACTGCGAAACAATCCACATTGCCCACTGCAACCACTATATCTCAACAGAATTTATGTGAATAA
- the LOC126760165 gene encoding nose resistant to fluoxetine protein 6-like isoform X2 has product MTVASWRCMILTYFIIAIIITTEVSVSGSEKLQSVNYALRVFRKSNNVSLECSTDLKIVGDALKNNETWAQKMLDAWGKFPSGILYGHRMEMGNFDECLDISSPLLGKYCQSNVPFESTAFGFNAEIQLGICFPNKCSTDDFDKLLKEFLADSYKLSFNTTTNLVITSTCSTREHVELEPLDWVAITLFITLALLMALSTIFDYLYSYKGKQPSKLLVSFSIPKNLQQLLKIQHGHIPCLHGIRCLSLFWIIFLHCYLYRILSPNINSVDIKSWEQTPFSMIEQSGSIAVDSFFFLSGLLLIMGSFREMEKNHGKLNVPMMYIHRYLRLTPILAVAVLFYMSLFNYMDNGPIWKSLTVANKICDNTWWATLLYVQNYVATGKMCLGHSWYLAVDTQLFFLSPIFLILIWKWRKLGIWITIIVGLLLVACLFTVIVINKYTIYDIARNYGTASEAMPKIYYSTHTRCSAWLIGLLFGCYLHYNNGRIVVGRHWLGYIALHALHIGICLVSKYTAHPKRSQCTGKCFLFCWWARSVAFSVMLGSIWMYKWLWWSDK; this is encoded by the exons ATGACAGTGGCGTCTTGGCGGTGTATGATACTAACGTACTTCATAATTGCGATTATTATTACCACAGAGGTGTCTGTTAGCGGAAGTGAAAAGTTGCAAAGCGTCAATTATGCACTTCGTGTATTTAGAAAATCTAATAATGTGAGTTTAGAGTGTTCAACAGATCTAAAAATTGTGGGAGACGCGCTGAAAAACAATGAAACTTGGGCACAGAAAA TGCTTGATGCCTGGGGAAAATTTCCTTCTGGTATACTATATGGTCATCGTATGGAGATGGGAAATTTCGATGAATGCCTTGACATAAGCTCACCGTTGCTTGGTAAATATTGTCAGTCCAATGTTCCCTTCGAATCAACGGCATTTGGTTTTAATGCTGAAATACAATTAGGCATATGTTTCCCAAACAAATGTAGTACAGATGACTTTGATAAGCTTTTGAAAGAGTTTTTAGCAGATTCatataaattaagttttaatacAACAACCAACTTGGTGATCACATCCACCTGTTCAACGCGCGAACATGTTGAACTTGAGCCTCTCGATTGGGTTGCAAT tacACTTTTCATTACCTTGGCACTTCTGATGGCGCTGAGTACTATCTTTGACTACCTTTATAGTTACAAAGGAA AACAACCCAGCAAGCTATTAGTTTCTTTTTCCATCCCTAAAAATCTgcaacaattattaaaaattcagcatGGACACATACCCTGTCTTCATGGCATACGATGTCTTTCACTGTTTTGGATTATATTCTTGCATTGTTACCTGTATCGCATATTGTCGCCAAATATTAATTCAGTCGATATAAAAAGT TGGGAACAAACGCCGTTTTCGATGATTGAACAGAGCGGCTCAATTGCTGTGGACTCATTTTTCTTTCTTAGTGGACTACTACTAATTATGGGCTCCTTCAGAGAAATGGAAAA AAATCATGGAAAACTCAACGTACCAATGATGTATATTCACCGTTATCTGCGCCTTACTCCGATTCTTGCTGTAgccgttttattttatatgtctttatttaattatatggaCAATGGACCCATTTGGAAGAGCCTTActgttgcaaataaaatatgtgacaATACTTGGTGGGCCACGTTATTGTATGTGCAAAATTATGTAGCGACTGGCAAAATG TGCCTTGGTCATAGCTGGTATTTGGCTGTGGAtactcaattattttttttatcgcctatatttttaattctcatCTGGAAATGGAGGAAATTGGGTATATGGATAACAATAATTGTTGGTTTATTGCTCGTTGCTTGTTTATTTACGGTTATTgtgataaataaatacacaatttACGACATTGCACG CAACTATGGCACCGCAAGCGAGGCAATGCCAAAAATATACTACTCAACACACACCAGATGCTCAGCTTGGTTGATCGGTCTATTATTTGGCTGCTATTTACATTACAATAATGGACGCATTG tggTGGGTCGGCATTGGTTGGGTTATATCGCTCTGCACGCTCTTCACATTGGTATTTGCTTGgtatccaaatacactgcccaCCCGAAACGATCCCAGTGTACTGGAAAgtgctttttattttgctgGTGGGCGCGTAGCGTGGCCTTTAGCGTTATGCTGGGTAGTATATGGATGTATAAATGGCTATGGTGGTCCGATAAATAG
- the LOC126760164 gene encoding nose resistant to fluoxetine protein 6 has translation MAARHSFAALSLLIAVFAHNCYAEESTVLAVSGSPFKNDLAYMFYKEGSQIGAETLNATLRAYDDSKCLRDIDRISQALDEYYEWAIEFPDTWGRLPVGLMWGHALSFGAYEECLAASWQFSEDDVLRGQYCLARVPIKKYMDEIKPRESTVQARISYKYQKPEVFELGICIPSSCSAELGNQILTGVMNKYYDAGITSTMIAEKYCKYEQPVKLRGIDIFAIVFFSFIVFCMLASSVYDYIKTKNNEPKKPLFIAFSVLTNAPKIFTVKKSNNPNVIQCLNGLRCFSMMWVVFGHGYMTFYELPHINKDKVYTWIETPYSMLVQNATLCVDTFFFMSGLLMLWGAFREMERTKGKLNLGMMYFHRYIRLTPVVAVVILYIMSLYKYSGHGPMWMKIGTQDERCSDTWWATLLYVQNYAFPKKICISQSWYLAVDTQLYVLSPLILIPLWKWGKKALAPIILLGVLCMAGTFATFMVWKFTLFRVDDDHVDDRQRWTYYPTHTRVPTWLIGVIFGYFLYTKNRGRQIPLAKKWVITGWVLAFGVMLTDMWGPYWRILPENPSAPIIEGAFYEPLSRASWAIAIGWIVWACYNGHGGIINDFLSWGFFTGFSRLTYCMYVIHRIVQLVNGGRIQTDTHFGDYEMVLRWWHDFGISLTLSIFATLAFEAPILGIEKAIFGHGESKPAPKKIEPTSAPTTAEKTDTEVTVEVAKA, from the exons ATGGCAGCGCGGCATTCTTTTGCGGCGTTGTCGCTGTTAATAGCAGTATTTGCGCATAACTGCTATGCTGAAGAATCGACAGTTTTAGCGGTTTCAGGATCACCATTTAAAAATGATCTCGCTTATATGTTTTATAAAGAAGGATCGCAAATTGGAGCTGAAACATTGAATGCTACACTCAGAGCGTACGATGACTCTAAATGTCTGAGGGATATTGATCGCATATCACAAGCACTTGATGAATATTACGAATGGGCTATTGAGT TTCCCGACACTTGGGGTCGACTACCTGTTGGCTTGATGTGGGGCCATGCATTAAGTTTCGGTGCCTATGAAGAATGTCTTGCCGCTTCTTGGCAATTCAGTGAAGATGATGTATTGCGCGGTCAGTACTGCCTAGCACGAGTaccaatcaaaaaatatatggatGAGATTAAGCCACGTGAATCGACGGTTCAAGCAAGAATCAGTTACAAATACCAAAAACCCGAAGTATTCGAACTGGGTATTTGTATACCAAGTTCATGTTCAGCTGAACTGGGTAACCAAATATTGACTGGAGTAATGAATAAATACTACGATGCTGGAATTACTTCAACTATGATCGCCGAAAAATACTGTAAATATGAACAACCTGTGAAGCTACGTGGTATCGACATTTTTGCTAT tgtctTCTTCAGCTTCATTGTTTTCTGCATGTTAGCCAGCAGTGTTTACGATTAcattaaaacgaaaaataatg aaCCGAAAAAGCCACTTTTCATTGCTTTCTCTGTACTCACTAATGCTCCAAAGATTTTTACTGTCAAAAAGAGCAACAATCCTAATGTCATTCAATGCCTCAACGGTTTGCGTTGTTTCTCAATGATGTGGGTTGTATTTGGTCATGGTTACATGACTTTCTACGAGCTACCTCATATTAACAAAGATAAAGTCTATACC TGGATCGAAACTCCATATTCCATGCTAGTCCAGAATGCTACACTCTGTGTGGATACATTCTTTTTCATGTCGGGTTTATTGATGTTGTGGGGCGCCTTCCGTGAAATGGAACGCAC TAAAGGAAAACTGAACCTAGGTATGATGTATTTCCATCGTTATATACGTTTGACTCCAGTCGTAGCTGTTGTTATTCTCTACATTATGTCGCTTTACAAATACTCGGGTCATGGCCCTATGTGGATGAAGATCGGAACTCAAGATGAGCGTTGTTCGGACACATGGTGGGCAACTCTGTTGTATGTACAGAATTATGCCTTCCCTAAGAAGATT TGCATCAGTCAGTCTTGGTACTTGGCTGTCGATACACAGCTCTACGTGCTTTCACCACTAATCCTTATTCCACTTTGGAAATGGGGCAAAAAGGCGCTCGCTCCAATCATTCTTTTAGGTGTTCTTTGTATGGCCGGCACTTTCGCTACCTTCATGGTTTGGAAATTCACTCTCTTCCGTGTGGATGATGATCATGTTGATGATCGCCAACGTTGGACTTATTATCCGACGCACACCCGTGTACCCACTTGGTTGATTGGTGTCATCTTTGGTTACTTCTTGTATACCAAGAATCGTGGCAGGCAAATTCCATTGGCTAAAAAATGGGTCATTACCGGTTGGGTGTTGGCATTTGGTGTTATGTTGACCGATATGTGGGGACCTTATTGGCGTATCCTACCCGAGAATCCCAGTGCACCAATTATTGAAGGTGCATTCTACGAACCATTAAGTCGTGCTTCTTGGGCCATCGCTATCGGCTGGATTGTGTGGGCCTGCTACAATGGTCATGGTGGAATCATCAATGATTTCCTTTCATGGGGCTTCTTCACTGGCTTCAGCCGTCTCacatactgtatgtatgtaatccACAGAATTGTTCAACTGGTGAATGGTGGCCGTATTCAAACCGATACCCACTTTGGCGATTACGAAATG GTTCTTCGCTGGTGGCATGATTTCGGCATTTCTCTAACTCTTTCCATATTCGCCACATTGGCTTTCGAGGCACCTATTTTGGGAATTGAGAAGGCAATTTTTGGACATGGTGAAAGTAAACCAGCACCTAAAAAAATAGAACCAACATCTGCTCCTACTACCGCTGAGAAGACTGACACTGAAGTGACAGTAGAAGTGGCCAAAGCTTAA